Sequence from the Guyparkeria hydrothermalis genome:
CTCGTGGTCGTCTGCCACGCCCGGGCAGTCGGCCCGGTCACCGTCGATGGTGCGGGCGGCCCAGTCACGGACACGACTCAGAGCCCGGGCATCCTCGCGGCGCGGCAGACGCGCCTGCTCCTCGGCCAGCTCCAGCCGGTACTTGCAGAGGTAGTTCGCCCGCCCCTTGAGGAGCGCCACCTGTGCCTTGACCCCGAGCAGTTCGCGCATCTGCGGCAGATCGCGGTCGAACAACTGGTCCTGCAGGTGCTTGGTGCCGGTGGAGATCAGGGCCCGCTTGCCCGAGAGCAGCACCGGGGCGAGGTAGCCGAACGTCTTGCCGACACCGGTGCCCGCCTCGATCACCAGAGTGTGCTGGTCGTTGATCGCGTCACGGATGCGCTCGGCCATCCGTTGCTGGCCGGCACGCGGCTGGTAGCCCTCGAAGGCCTCGGCCAGGCGACCGCCGGCACCGAAGACCTCGTCCAGCCCCAGCCGGGGCGGGCGCTCGGCCGTTTCGCTCATGCGCGCGCGGCGCGGCGCGTCAGTGCTGCGGAGTGGCCCCCGGCACGTTCCTCGGCCTCGCGAGCCCCGGCCTCGTCACCCAGTGCGCGACGGGCTTTCGCAACCAAGGACCAGGCGGCGGAAAGCGTCTCGGTGTCGGCCGCGTGCTCGACGGCGCGCAGGGCCAGCTGCTCGGCCTGGGCCGGCTGATTCTGCGCGAGACGCACCTGGGCCAGATCCAGCCACAGACGCGCATTGGTCGGCTCGATCTGCACAGCCCGCTCGAGGGTCGACTGGGCGCCGGCGAGATCACCGGCGCGACGGCGCTGATCGGCCTGAGTCACCAGGGCAAGCACCGCCGGGGAGGTTTTCGAGGGTTGCTGTTCGCGCTCGGAGGCACTCGGCAGTTGCTCCTGGCGAACGGTCGGCTCTTGCAGCGGCGAGGCGCGCACGTCCGATTCGGATTCCGGCTCAGGCGCCGGTGGCGGAGTCGTCTGACGAGACGGCATCGGTGCACAGCCGGCCAGTACGAGACCCGCCACCGCCATCGACAGGAGAGGCCGACGCCAGGAGGCGCCCACGAGAAGTCTTGTTGTGTTCATGCTGCTATCCATTGGGTCCTAATAGTACTACTCAGCGAAACCAGTCCCAGACGCTGCCCCGATCTCGGGACGACTCGCCATCGCAGGTCTCGGCCATCTCGGGCACATGCCCGGCGATGAATGGCAACTGCTCGCCGGGGCAGTCGTCGGGCACGACAAATTTCCGTTCCGGGTCCACGTTGACCATACGCACCCCGCGCGGCACCAGCCGGTCGCGAGGCTGGTTGTCGAGTCGCTCGAAGGTCGCCGCCCACAGCGGCAGGGCGGCGCTCGCCCCGGTCAGGTTCGCCGGTCGGTCGTCGTCGCGACCGACCCAGATCACCCCGACCCGGTTGCCGGTGAAGCCCGCGAACCAGGCGTCACGGCCGTCGTTGGTCGTACCGGTCTTGCCGGCCACGCCCAGCGAGGGCGGGATCACCTGATTCAGCCGGGTGGAGGTGCCTTCGGCCACCACCGTCTGCAGGCCGTGCTGGAGGAGATACAACGGCTCACGGTCCACCGCGCGGCGCACATCCAGCGAGTAGCGCGACAACTCGTTGCCCTGCTGGTCGACCACGCTGCGAATCGCCCGCAGCGGTGTGACGAAGCCGTCGCCGGACAGCGTCTGGTACATCTGCGCGACCTCGAAAGGCGTCATGCCCATCGAGCCGAGCAGCATCGACGGATAGAACGGCGACGGCCTCGGCGCACCGAGGCGCTCGAGCGTGTCGGCCACCGAGTCGAGACCCAGGTCCATCCCGAGGCGCACGCTCGGCACGTTGCGCGAGTGTGCCAGTGCCTCGATCAGCGGGGTAGGCCCGTGGAACGTGTCGCTGTAGTTCACCGGCTCCCAAGTATCCGACCCCTTCTGCTCGACCGCGATCGGCTCGTCGGCGAGCGAGGTGATCAGGTTGTACTCCGCCGGGCGCGACAGCGCGGTGAGATAGATCGCCGGCTTGATCAGCGAGCCGATCTGACGCCGAGCATCCAGTGCCCGATCGTAGCCGTCAAAATCGGCATCGCGGCCGCCGATCATGGCCTCGACCTCGCCGGTGCTCACCGAGGCGATCACGCCGGCGGTTTCGAGGGTCTCCTCGTCGAGCCCCCGGCTTGCCTCGACGTCGCCGAGCCGCTCGGTGCTCCGCTCCAGAGCCGCCTGCACCCGCGGGCGCAGTGTGGTGAAGATGTTCAGTCCGCGGGTTCTAAGGTCCTCGGCCTCGTACTGCTCGACCAGCTGCCGGCGCACCAGGTCGACGAAGGCCGGATGCCGGTCACGCGACCCGGCCCGCTCGAGCACGCCCAGCGGACGCGACTGCCACTCGGCCGCGGTGGTCGGATCGGTCAGCCCCAGGTCGACCATCACGTCGATCACGAGGTTGCGGCGCGCGAGCGCCCGTTC
This genomic interval carries:
- a CDS encoding tetratricopeptide repeat protein; its protein translation is MNTTRLLVGASWRRPLLSMAVAGLVLAGCAPMPSRQTTPPPAPEPESESDVRASPLQEPTVRQEQLPSASEREQQPSKTSPAVLALVTQADQRRRAGDLAGAQSTLERAVQIEPTNARLWLDLAQVRLAQNQPAQAEQLALRAVEHAADTETLSAAWSLVAKARRALGDEAGAREAEERAGGHSAALTRRAARA
- the mrcB gene encoding penicillin-binding protein 1B — protein: MASSKGSGKGKTRQARRGPAKKSTPARGRSSKRTPRRSWRRRAVGWLLRGVLLVAAIGLPLLAAWAWYLNERVTERFEGALFTLPATVYAAPDEIYVGQSLDVDQLVASLERLNYESADSLDGTGTFQRRGNQVAFHRRAFAFPDGQQPSRRVEARIVDGQVVELDDPNGESVGIIRLEPRSIGTLYPNRTEDRVLLSIDEVRDQAPLLIDSLLAVEDRAFYDHGGVVPTAILRAFLTNLVSGERVQGGSTITQQLAKNLFLTHERTYRRKLAEMIMALEMETHYSKDKILEAYLNEVYLGQDGNRAIHGFGLAASFYFGRPVSELKPEQVALLVGMVKGANYYNPRRNPERALARRNLVIDVMVDLGLTDPTTAAEWQSRPLGVLERAGSRDRHPAFVDLVRRQLVEQYEAEDLRTRGLNIFTTLRPRVQAALERSTERLGDVEASRGLDEETLETAGVIASVSTGEVEAMIGGRDADFDGYDRALDARRQIGSLIKPAIYLTALSRPAEYNLITSLADEPIAVEQKGSDTWEPVNYSDTFHGPTPLIEALAHSRNVPSVRLGMDLGLDSVADTLERLGAPRPSPFYPSMLLGSMGMTPFEVAQMYQTLSGDGFVTPLRAIRSVVDQQGNELSRYSLDVRRAVDREPLYLLQHGLQTVVAEGTSTRLNQVIPPSLGVAGKTGTTNDGRDAWFAGFTGNRVGVIWVGRDDDRPANLTGASAALPLWAATFERLDNQPRDRLVPRGVRMVNVDPERKFVVPDDCPGEQLPFIAGHVPEMAETCDGESSRDRGSVWDWFR